A genomic region of Zea mays cultivar B73 chromosome 6, Zm-B73-REFERENCE-NAM-5.0, whole genome shotgun sequence contains the following coding sequences:
- the LOC103631585 gene encoding 60S ribosomal protein L10a codes for MKVCMLGDAQHVEEAEKMGLDYMDVEALKKMNKNKKLVKKLAKKYHAFLASETIIKKIPRLLGPGLNKAGKFPTLVTHQEFLESKVNETKSTVKFQLKKVLCMGVAVGNLSMCRGP; via the exons atgaaggtgtgcatgctTGGTGATGCCCAACACGTTGAGGAG GCTGAGAAGATGGGACTTGACTACATGGATGTTGAGGCCCTCAAGAAAATGAACAAGAACAAGAAGCTTGTTAAGAAGCTTGCCAAGAAGTACCATGCTTTTTTGGCATCAGAGACCATCATCAAGAAAATTCCCCGTCTCCTTGGTCCTGGTCTCAACAAGGCAG GCAAGTTCCCCACTCTGGTCACTCACCAGGAATTCCTAGAATCCAAGGTGAATGAGACGAAGTCTACAGTCAAGTTTCAACTGAAGAAAGTCCTTTGCATGGGTGTCGCGGTCGGTAACCTGtctatgtgtcggggaccataa